The following nucleotide sequence is from Komagataeibacter medellinensis NBRC 3288.
GGCAGCCTGGACTATCATGACGGGCGGGTGCGCTTTCGCAATTTTGAAGGCGTGGTCGGCTCCAGCGACCTGGGCGGCACGCTGGATGTGGACCCGCACCAGAGTGTCACATTCGTGGATACCAACCTGCATTCACGCCATGTGGACCTGGCGGACCTTGGCGGTTTCTTTGGTGCGACGCCGGGCGAGCATCCCTCCACCACCCAGCAGGCGGCGCAGGAAAAGGTGCATCAGGCCAGCGGCGCGGTGCTGCCCTCCACACCCATCAACATGCCCCGCCTCAAGGCCACCAATGTCCATCTTGCCTATCATGGCGACCATATCGAAAACCGGCATACCCCGCTCGACAACATTGATGTGCTGGCGGATATCCGCGATGGCACGATTGATGTCCATCATCTCAATTTTGCCGTGGGCAAGGGCACGCTGGCCAGCAGTGGCACCTTTGTGCCGCAGGGCAATGGCATGGATGCGCGCATCCGTATCGACATGGAGCAGATCGACCTTGCCCGTCTGATGCAGGCAATGGGCCACAACCTGCATGGGCAGGGGATCATTGGCGGGCATATCGTGGTGCATGGCCATGGCCAGTCGCTGGCGCAGATCGTGGGCAATGGCGATGGCGGCATTACCATGGCGCTGGATGACGGAGGCGACATTTCGGCCATCCTGCCCGACCTGCTGGGGCTGGAACTGGGTAAAGCGCTGCTTTCCGCACTTGGCCTGCCCGCACGGACTGACCTGAAATGCCTGATTGCCGACATGCCCCTGCAGGACGGCGTGTTCCACACCCGCACCATGCTCCTGGAAACGGGCGATACCCGCACCGTGGGCAGTGGGGACATCCGCTTCAGTAACAATACCATCGACTATAAACTGCTTACCCATTCACGACATTTTGCCATCGCGTCTTTTCCCGGCCCGCTTTACATCACTGGACCGCTCAAGAGTCCGAATGTCAGGCCGGGGGCGGAAATCATCGGTCGGGCCGTGGCGTCCGTGCTGACGGGTTTCGTGTTCTCGCCCGTAGGTCTGCTGCCCACCATTGAAGGGGGCGTGGGCAAAAATTCATCGTGCGCCAGCGCCATCCGGGAGGTGAATGACAACCCGGCCGCAGGCATCGCCCCCCATGCCAGCCATCCGGGACGGCATGGCGCGCACGGGCATGGCGTATCTGCCCGGCAGGGTGCGGCCGCCAGCAAGGCAGGTGCGTCCAACATTGGCCCCAACGGGTTGAGTGCCGCCGAGCGCGCACGTATCCGCGCAGTCTGGGCAGGCAAGATGGCAACACATTGAAGAACGGAATCCCCGCTTGACCATGCAGGGCATTTCGGCAAAAAGGAACAGGTGCAGCAGGCAACCCGCAACTGGCGGGTCAGGCCCGCCGCCATGCCGGGTTAGCACAGTGGTAGTGCAGCGGTTTTGTAAACCGAAGGCCGGGGGTTCAAATCCCTCACCCGGCACCATACACCCAAAGAAAACAATCAGTTAGGAAAAGCGCATGGGGCGCACGAAGCGCACGCTTCGCACATGACCCCGGCAAATAAGCCGGCATAAGCCAGCCGTTGATTCAGCCTTCCTTGGACGATGTTTCTGTCGCCTCGTTCTTCTGGTCGTCAGATGCATCGGCTGCAGTCGGTTTATCTGGCGTGGCAGCGGCGGTGGCTGCAGTCGGTTTATCCGGCGTGGCAGTGGCGGCGGCTGCTTTCGCGTCTTCCTGCACCTTGTCCAGATGGCTTTCGGATATGGCTGTTCCACTAACCGAGGATGTCGTTCCTTCGGTCGGGCTGGAGGTGTCTTCAGGTGCCCCGACCGAATTGGCTACCTCGCCCACGGTGCTATGCATGCGAGGGGCATTCAGGGCCTCATTGCGTGCGATGCGGGTAGCGTGTGCCTCCCTGATCAGGGCGTTGAGCGGGCGGTATTCGGCGGCTGTCAGGGCGCGGCCGGAAAGGATCGCGCCCTTGAGCGTAGGCCAGACGGCGGAGAACGGCGCATCCGTTCCTGCCAGACGGGCCATGACATCCTGGAATGTGCTGTCGGCTGCGTAATTGTGGGCCATTGATCGGTTCCTTTCAGATGGTGTTGGCGTCTTCGTCACGCATGACCGACAGGCGCCGCAGGCCGTCGCGCAGGATACGGTTGTCACGCGCCAGGCAGGGCAGCCCGTGGCGGTCGTATGCGATGTCGAGATCGGGATCGAAGCCGGATTCGCGCAGGATATCCTTGCGGTCCAGGTAGAACCGCTTGCGCTTGGGGCCATGGAAGCCGTGCGAGAGCATGCCGGGCACCACGCCGATGTCCTGTTTCACATGCTCATCGCACAGGGCCGCGAACTGCTGCAGGCGCCGCGTGCAGCTGGAGGACGTATAGGTGTCGGACGTGTTGAGCAGGCCGGCAAAGGCCATGGCGCTGATGTAGTCGGCCGACCCGGTCACCAGCCAGTCAGGCAGGCCGCCGATGGCGTCATATACATCGGCACGGAATGCCCAGGCGTAGCCATAGTGCTGGCGCCAGTCGCGGCGTTCCCCCTTGAGCATCCACGATGCGGTGGGCTGGCCCATGCCGTAATCGTTCGGGGTGACGCGGATGTC
It contains:
- a CDS encoding AsmA family protein; translation: MPQPAKPDSPPRRNLLAQIRFPFLGVLVVGVLALVIFWSWDWFIPMVERRAGAALGRKVTLAHLHVHVGRVIRITADEVKIDEPEGFATLPPFATADHLMVGVRLWPLLGGKLDLPVIALDKPVVELNEKRDGTANYQFPASGGGGSTAMPRIGELNIDAGQLHLVHAGLRSNMRAEVHTTPGQGDVQPRIVADVRGTYTGQAIIGHFSGGALVSLADRTRPYPVDVDVRHGPTRLTLVGTVDDPLSFAGTRLRLTLAGPDMSLLYPLTGVVIPQTPAYHVAGSLDYHDGRVRFRNFEGVVGSSDLGGTLDVDPHQSVTFVDTNLHSRHVDLADLGGFFGATPGEHPSTTQQAAQEKVHQASGAVLPSTPINMPRLKATNVHLAYHGDHIENRHTPLDNIDVLADIRDGTIDVHHLNFAVGKGTLASSGTFVPQGNGMDARIRIDMEQIDLARLMQAMGHNLHGQGIIGGHIVVHGHGQSLAQIVGNGDGGITMALDDGGDISAILPDLLGLELGKALLSALGLPARTDLKCLIADMPLQDGVFHTRTMLLETGDTRTVGSGDIRFSNNTIDYKLLTHSRHFAIASFPGPLYITGPLKSPNVRPGAEIIGRAVASVLTGFVFSPVGLLPTIEGGVGKNSSCASAIREVNDNPAAGIAPHASHPGRHGAHGHGVSARQGAAASKAGASNIGPNGLSAAERARIRAVWAGKMATH